A genome region from Tolypothrix sp. PCC 7712 includes the following:
- a CDS encoding 1-acyl-sn-glycerol-3-phosphate acyltransferase: MPKSIQSVQPPLKFIPQRLNRIVLQIAQWLLPFFLRFRTRPWLVAGIVEIEAKNAEVLAQLYQQFQAGKVRFLLAFRHPEVDDPLCMLYLLSRIVPKVAKEKGIALQYPVHSHFLYDRGMTLWAGDWLGWFFSRMGGLPIHRGRRLDRQAIQTARELFANSNIPIAVAPEGGNNGHSQIVSPLEPGVAQLGFWCVEDLLKAQRSETVFIVPVSVQYRFVNPPWTKLHRLLRKLEIDSGLSVQSVDQLGSDQFPEIDYQRLCRLAEYVISEMEEFYRRFYHQHLPATPELEIIERLHRLMDTGLKVTEQYFNIQSQGNFIDRCRRLEEVGWSYIYREDIADIHALPPFKRGLADWIAEEADLRMRHMRLVESFVAVTASYIQEQPTAERFAETLLVIFDMLSRIGDRKKMPARPRLGWRKAQITIGEPISVSDRYFNSQGDRQASRQAVSQLTKDLKTELDRLIE; encoded by the coding sequence TTGCCTAAATCGATTCAATCTGTTCAACCACCGCTTAAATTTATTCCCCAACGCTTGAACCGCATTGTCCTCCAGATTGCTCAGTGGTTGTTACCATTTTTTTTACGGTTTCGGACTCGCCCTTGGTTAGTGGCGGGTATTGTTGAGATTGAAGCGAAGAATGCTGAGGTGTTAGCCCAGCTTTATCAACAGTTTCAAGCTGGTAAAGTTCGCTTTTTGTTGGCGTTTCGACATCCAGAGGTGGACGATCCTCTCTGTATGTTATATTTACTGTCTCGGATTGTACCCAAGGTTGCGAAGGAAAAAGGGATAGCGTTGCAATACCCCGTTCACTCCCATTTTCTTTACGATCGCGGTATGACTTTGTGGGCTGGAGACTGGTTGGGTTGGTTTTTTTCGCGCATGGGAGGTTTGCCAATTCATCGGGGTAGGCGATTAGATAGACAAGCTATCCAAACAGCACGGGAGTTGTTTGCTAATAGCAATATACCGATCGCAGTAGCACCGGAAGGCGGAAATAATGGTCATAGCCAGATTGTTAGCCCCTTAGAACCTGGTGTGGCTCAATTAGGGTTTTGGTGCGTAGAAGATTTACTCAAAGCTCAACGTTCTGAGACTGTTTTTATTGTCCCGGTTTCTGTTCAGTATCGCTTCGTTAATCCACCTTGGACAAAACTGCATCGATTGTTGAGAAAATTAGAAATTGATAGTGGTTTATCAGTGCAGTCAGTCGATCAATTGGGTAGTGATCAATTCCCAGAAATTGATTATCAACGCCTCTGTAGGTTAGCAGAATATGTAATTTCTGAGATGGAGGAATTTTATCGCCGTTTCTATCATCAACATTTGCCAGCTACACCCGAACTAGAAATTATTGAGCGACTACATCGCCTGATGGATACTGGTTTAAAAGTAACTGAGCAATATTTTAATATCCAGTCGCAGGGAAATTTTATTGATCGCTGTCGCCGCTTGGAAGAAGTTGGCTGGAGTTATATTTACCGAGAAGATATAGCTGATATTCATGCTTTACCACCCTTCAAACGGGGATTAGCTGATTGGATTGCTGAGGAAGCAGATTTGCGGATGCGACATATGCGTTTGGTGGAAAGTTTTGTTGCTGTTACCGCTAGCTATATTCAAGAACAGCCAACTGCGGAACGGTTCGCGGAAACATTATTAGTCATCTTCGATATGCTATCTCGAATTGGCGATCGCAAAAAAATGCCCGCCCGTCCCCGATTAGGATGGCGAAAAGCCCAAATTACCATCGGTGAACCAATTTCGGTAAGCGATCGCTATTTCAATTCCCAGGGCGATCGCCAAGCATCTAGACAAGCTGTCAGTCAGTTAACCAAGGATTTAAAAACTGAATTAGACCGATTGATTGAGTAA
- a CDS encoding phycobilisome linker polypeptide: MATTIIDPGDFSDYSDRQVTIEVTGGCHRALMRKAKYIKTIPYSCLSQTIQGINRLGGKITRVTLSPSHTQVAHIELVQPQSNIVERDVQTSAHHAESPFSSLHHQEQNHSSESCQIKPPTPMKEEPQPIPVFSSGEYTFTEEW, encoded by the coding sequence ATGGCGACCACAATAATTGATCCTGGCGATTTTAGTGACTATAGCGATCGCCAAGTGACAATTGAAGTGACAGGGGGCTGTCATCGAGCATTAATGCGGAAGGCTAAGTACATCAAGACAATTCCTTATAGTTGTCTGTCGCAAACGATTCAGGGTATTAATCGCCTCGGTGGTAAGATTACCCGCGTTACTTTATCACCTTCCCATACTCAAGTCGCACATATTGAGTTAGTTCAACCACAATCCAACATTGTTGAACGCGATGTCCAAACTTCAGCACATCACGCTGAATCTCCCTTTTCATCGCTTCACCATCAAGAACAGAACCACTCTAGCGAAAGTTGTCAGATTAAACCACCAACTCCTATGAAAGAGGAACCACAACCGATTCCAGTTTTCAGTTCCGGAGAATACACCTTTACAGAAGAATGGTGA
- a CDS encoding cupin domain-containing protein: protein MASPINPIAIHATEAPPRTKPTNYPEPFASRIAGREKHPLGDLFGLTNFGVNLTRLAPHAISALRHAHSKQDEFIYILKGNPTLQTDEGRTPLSPGMCAGFKAGTGNAHNLINETSEEVLYLEIGDRTPGDEGTYPDDDIQALLVEGKWQFTHKDGTPY from the coding sequence ATGGCATCACCCATCAATCCCATCGCCATCCACGCAACTGAAGCACCGCCACGCACTAAGCCGACAAACTATCCAGAGCCTTTTGCTTCTCGCATAGCGGGTAGAGAGAAACATCCACTGGGCGATTTGTTTGGTCTGACGAACTTTGGTGTCAACCTCACAAGATTAGCTCCTCACGCAATTTCCGCCCTGCGTCATGCTCACTCTAAGCAAGACGAGTTTATCTATATTCTAAAGGGGAACCCTACCCTACAAACCGATGAAGGACGAACTCCGCTCTCGCCGGGGATGTGTGCAGGTTTCAAGGCGGGAACTGGAAACGCCCACAACCTGATCAACGAAACCTCAGAGGAAGTTTTATATTTAGAAATAGGCGATCGCACACCAGGGGATGAAGGAACATATCCCGATGATGATATTCAAGCTTTACTTGTAGAAGGTAAGTGGCAGTTTACCCATAAAGACGGCACACCTTATTAA
- a CDS encoding response regulator encodes MKILLVEDDDVLIKVLTKNLTTHHYIVDVVKDGEMGWTYGSTFEYDLIILDIMLPNLDGISLCKRFRAQGYTVPILLLTAQDNITAKVQGLDAGADDYVVKPFDPIELIARIRALLRRGSNNPFPLLTWGDLLLNPSTCEVTYNGCPLNLTTMEYDLLELLLRNCQHVFSSEELLDKLWSSEDFPSEATVRSHVRRLRHKLVAAGAPHDFIATMHGRGYYLKAPSTEEVNNLSVTPENNSHSAAVIVKSRETESDRPQHLIPSDSQQQYLAFLNETWTRTKPQSLDQMGILLQIVRDLQTNQLTPQQQTQAQHVAHKLAGTLGIFGLTKTMHIARQLEYWLGGRERLQPKHAPLMKTLVTALQQDIDHTTLIQLSQIPAGQSPLLLMISADNEFNQSIVAVAASRGIRIQIAPTPDIAPAMLTNEPVLDGFGEDPDVILMRLPSMPSRAEVIEQPNSELSNIWKTLQTFAERYPKLPIVVIGDRGEMSDRLEAMRRGGKLFLVTPTPPEQIVDTVVNLLRDPEIPNKVMILDDDQDWLRTLPTLLKPWGFKVTTLADPQQFWTVLQAVTPDALVLDVNMPQINGFELCQLLRSDPHWQRLPVLFLSVLTDPTTQNQAFAVGGDDYLCKPVKGVELANRILRRLQRVRAWAN; translated from the coding sequence ATGAAAATCTTGCTTGTAGAAGATGATGATGTATTAATTAAAGTTCTGACCAAAAATTTGACAACCCATCACTACATTGTAGATGTTGTAAAAGATGGGGAAATGGGCTGGACTTACGGCTCTACCTTTGAGTATGACTTGATCATACTGGATATCATGTTGCCAAATTTGGATGGCATCAGCTTATGCAAGCGTTTTCGGGCACAGGGTTATACGGTGCCAATTCTGTTACTGACGGCTCAAGATAACATTACTGCCAAAGTACAAGGATTAGATGCAGGTGCAGATGACTATGTTGTCAAGCCTTTCGATCCCATAGAATTAATTGCCAGAATTCGCGCATTACTGAGGCGTGGTAGTAACAATCCTTTTCCCTTACTAACTTGGGGGGATTTGCTGCTTAATCCTAGTACTTGTGAAGTAACTTACAATGGCTGTCCCCTGAACCTGACAACGATGGAATATGATTTACTAGAACTTTTGCTGCGAAACTGTCAGCATGTGTTCAGTAGTGAAGAACTTTTAGATAAATTATGGTCTTCAGAAGATTTTCCTTCTGAGGCTACAGTACGTTCTCATGTTCGCAGGTTGCGGCATAAGTTGGTAGCTGCGGGTGCGCCCCATGATTTTATTGCTACTATGCATGGACGGGGTTACTATCTAAAAGCACCTAGCACAGAAGAAGTAAATAATTTATCAGTAACCCCAGAAAATAATTCCCATAGTGCTGCTGTCATAGTTAAATCTAGAGAAACTGAGAGCGATCGCCCACAGCATTTAATACCGTCGGATTCGCAACAGCAATACTTGGCATTTCTCAACGAGACTTGGACGAGGACTAAACCACAAAGTCTCGACCAAATGGGAATTTTATTACAAATCGTCAGAGACTTACAAACCAATCAACTTACACCCCAGCAACAAACACAGGCGCAACATGTGGCTCACAAACTCGCAGGAACTCTGGGAATTTTTGGGCTAACCAAGACAATGCATATTGCTCGTCAACTAGAGTATTGGTTAGGCGGTAGGGAGCGACTGCAACCAAAACACGCACCATTGATGAAAACTCTGGTAACGGCTCTCCAGCAAGATATAGATCATACTACACTGATCCAATTGTCCCAGATTCCGGCTGGCCAGTCACCACTATTGCTAATGATCAGTGCAGACAATGAATTCAACCAGTCAATAGTAGCTGTAGCAGCCAGCCGGGGAATTCGCATTCAAATTGCGCCTACACCGGATATAGCGCCAGCAATGCTTACCAATGAGCCTGTCTTGGATGGTTTCGGTGAAGATCCTGATGTTATCCTGATGCGGTTACCCTCAATGCCATCAAGAGCAGAAGTCATCGAACAGCCTAACTCAGAGTTAAGTAACATTTGGAAGACATTGCAGACATTCGCCGAACGTTACCCGAAATTACCAATTGTGGTGATCGGCGATCGCGGCGAGATGAGCGATCGCTTAGAAGCAATGCGGCGGGGTGGAAAATTATTTTTGGTAACGCCGACTCCACCAGAACAAATAGTTGACACTGTCGTGAATTTGCTGCGAGATCCAGAAATTCCCAACAAGGTAATGATCCTTGATGACGATCAAGATTGGTTACGTACTCTCCCCACCTTACTGAAACCTTGGGGATTTAAAGTAACTACCCTTGCCGATCCGCAACAATTTTGGACAGTACTCCAAGCAGTTACTCCCGATGCTCTAGTATTAGATGTCAATATGCCACAAATCAATGGATTTGAACTCTGCCAACTTCTTCGCAGCGATCCGCATTGGCAGCGGTTGCCAGTATTATTTTTGAGTGTACTCACAGATCCTACTACCCAGAATCAAGCTTTTGCAGTTGGCGGTGATGATTATCTATGTAAACCCGTGAAAGGGGTAGAATTAGCCAACAGAATTTTGAGGCGGTTACAAAGAGTTAGAGCTTGGGCAAATTGA
- the pbpC gene encoding penicillin-binding protein 1C, translated as MKVTSRRLIQITQKFWRVLNRSKKGKVILALLLICLSVRLMPYFAPVRAKDILQNQLALQFSDRNGLPLGTLLTRDQEHTAVVPLNQVSPQFIQAILAAEDSSFYHHGALDLKAVARAIKEAIHAKKIVSGASTVTMQLARMLDPVPRNLSGKLQEIWLSWRLVAGMNKDEILSAYINRLPMGGNIYGVEAASRTYFSLPASDLNLAQATLLAAIPNNPTYFDPLAHWQRLKQRQKYVLNRMVQDGYITSSLAERAYTEKVVFQSRQRGIIAAPHFLFWLANQQSTPQGEGQIHTTIDRPLQQFVEAQVKQVLSSLATNNVHDAAALVIDNHTGEVLAYVGSPDYFNEAKLGRNDGVQALRQPGSTLKPFVYELALAKGIIRPNTILADVPAHYAIPGAKLYSPTDYTQKFLGPVRVRVALANSLNIPAVRVLEKVGVPAFLEHLRQLGFEHLNQTPEYYGLGLTLGSGEVSLWELAQAYLTIAQQGEAASLITTIPQTPNTKHQTPNTNPTNWQLITDMLRDNHARATAFGVDSVLNLPFPAAVKTGTSSNFRDTWTVGFTTDYTVATWVGNFTGEPMRQVSGVTGAAPLWNRIMLHLHEHQEPENFLPPQGLVQLPICAISGLKPTPDCASVVQEYFYPEDKIAYENQQPGNLSPEYDEWLARQQQATFNTSNLRILSPHNGDLFLLYPGEQTSQKLEFKLIGKVVEPIEWRLNGEKLAIDSANSVFWHLRPGKWTLEAKSGEKSDKISFQVQVAKSKSTRRGFSIVNSQVNKQP; from the coding sequence ATGAAAGTAACTTCACGCAGGCTAATCCAAATTACGCAAAAATTTTGGCGGGTATTGAATCGCAGCAAAAAGGGTAAGGTAATCTTAGCTTTGCTGCTAATATGCTTGTCAGTGCGCCTTATGCCCTATTTTGCGCCAGTTCGGGCTAAAGATATTTTGCAAAATCAGCTAGCGTTGCAATTTAGCGATCGCAATGGGCTACCCTTAGGAACTTTACTCACCCGTGACCAAGAGCATACAGCCGTCGTCCCCTTAAATCAAGTTTCTCCCCAATTTATTCAGGCAATTTTAGCGGCTGAAGATAGCAGCTTCTATCATCATGGGGCATTAGATTTAAAAGCAGTAGCCCGCGCTATTAAAGAAGCAATTCACGCCAAAAAAATTGTTTCTGGTGCTTCCACAGTTACCATGCAGTTAGCGCGGATGTTAGATCCTGTTCCACGCAATCTCTCAGGAAAGCTACAAGAAATTTGGCTATCTTGGCGATTAGTAGCGGGGATGAATAAAGATGAAATCCTCTCTGCATATATTAATCGCTTACCAATGGGAGGAAATATCTATGGTGTGGAAGCCGCATCCCGGACTTATTTTTCTCTCCCAGCCAGTGATTTAAATCTTGCTCAAGCTACTCTCTTAGCTGCCATTCCCAATAATCCCACATATTTTGACCCGTTAGCCCATTGGCAACGGCTGAAACAGCGACAAAAATACGTCCTCAACCGTATGGTACAGGATGGTTATATTACTTCCTCGCTAGCCGAACGCGCCTATACAGAAAAGGTAGTATTTCAATCTCGCCAACGAGGAATTATTGCTGCACCCCACTTTTTATTTTGGTTAGCGAATCAGCAAAGCACCCCACAAGGGGAAGGTCAGATTCACACTACAATAGATAGACCTTTACAGCAATTTGTCGAAGCACAGGTAAAGCAAGTACTTTCTTCCCTGGCTACAAATAACGTCCACGATGCAGCAGCTTTGGTAATTGACAACCACACAGGGGAAGTCTTGGCTTATGTCGGTTCCCCCGATTACTTTAATGAAGCCAAACTCGGACGCAATGATGGAGTACAAGCCCTACGTCAACCAGGTTCTACCCTCAAGCCGTTTGTTTATGAATTGGCGTTAGCAAAAGGTATAATTCGCCCGAATACAATTTTGGCAGATGTCCCCGCACATTACGCCATTCCCGGTGCCAAACTTTATAGCCCTACAGATTATACTCAAAAGTTTCTCGGCCCAGTGCGGGTGCGGGTAGCTTTGGCAAACTCCCTCAACATCCCTGCTGTCAGGGTATTAGAAAAGGTAGGTGTACCAGCTTTCCTCGAACATCTGCGTCAATTAGGCTTTGAACACCTCAATCAAACCCCCGAATATTATGGTTTAGGTTTAACTCTTGGTAGTGGCGAAGTCAGCCTTTGGGAATTAGCCCAGGCTTACCTCACCATAGCCCAACAAGGTGAAGCCGCATCACTAATCACAACAATTCCCCAAACACCAAACACCAAACACCAAACACCAAATACCAACCCGACAAATTGGCAATTAATCACCGATATGCTGCGCGATAACCACGCCCGTGCCACAGCTTTTGGTGTAGATTCTGTATTAAATCTTCCTTTCCCAGCAGCAGTTAAAACTGGGACTTCTTCAAATTTCCGCGATACTTGGACTGTAGGCTTCACTACAGATTATACCGTCGCTACTTGGGTAGGAAATTTCACTGGCGAACCAATGCGCCAAGTATCAGGGGTGACTGGTGCAGCGCCTTTGTGGAATCGGATTATGTTACATTTGCACGAACATCAAGAACCTGAAAATTTTCTTCCACCTCAAGGTTTAGTGCAATTACCCATCTGTGCAATTTCTGGGTTAAAACCTACACCAGATTGCGCTTCTGTGGTGCAGGAATACTTTTATCCAGAAGACAAAATTGCTTACGAAAATCAACAACCAGGCAATTTATCGCCAGAATATGATGAATGGTTAGCTAGACAGCAACAAGCAACTTTTAATACTAGCAATTTGAGAATTCTATCTCCTCACAATGGCGATTTATTTTTGCTGTATCCAGGGGAACAAACAAGCCAGAAACTAGAGTTTAAGCTAATAGGAAAGGTAGTTGAGCCTATAGAGTGGCGGTTAAATGGTGAAAAGCTAGCTATAGATTCAGCTAATTCTGTATTTTGGCATCTGCGTCCTGGTAAATGGACATTGGAAGCGAAAAGTGGAGAGAAAAGCGACAAAATCAGCTTTCAAGTGCAGGTAGCCAAAAGCAAATCTACAAGAAGAGGTTTTTCAATTGTTAATTCTCAGGTGAATAAACAGCCATAA